The genomic window TGAACCGATCGCACTGCCAATCAATACCCGCGTACGAATCAGTATTGAAATTTTACCGCCAAGTGAACATGAAACGGTATCATTTCTGCAAACGGCGCGATCGCTCAACTTAGATGGGCCACCTGACTGGTCTACCAATATAGATAAATCTTTGTACACTAAGTAAACTTTCCATGCATTCTGAAGTCTTTCTTGATACATCATTTGCCATTGCCTTATCTGCACCGAGCGATCGCTTGCATGACCGAGCCTTACATCTGGCTAAAATATTACAAGCGGCAGAAACACGTTTGGTGACAACACAGGCGGTGATGTTGGAAATTGGCAATGCCTTATCCCAACAACCTTATCGTCAGGCGGCAATCATATTATTAAATTCTCTAGTAGCAGACTCCAAAGTCGAAATTGTCCCTCTCTCCCAGGAACTCTACGAACGTGCTTTCGAGCTATATCGGGAACGAACAGAGAAAGAATGGGGATTTGGGGATTGCGTATCTTTTATTGTGATGCAATATAGCGGAATCACTGAAGCACTGACTGCTGATGAGCATTTTCAACAAGCAGGCTTTCGAGCATTACTGCGAGAAAATTTACCTTAAAGATTGGGGATTAGGCTTAAACTCTTGTTAAGAAGCAAGCCTTAATGCGATTATCTTGGAGTTTATTGACACTTATAAGTTCTTATTGACAAGATGCGCTTACCCTGCCAATAGACATAAGAGTGAAATTAAATATGCGTTATCCAGAACCTTTGTATAAATGTAGCAGTGCTACGTCTCTACATTCTTTATCACTTTTATGTCTATTGAAAAATTTAATGGGAGGTGTTTAAAATATACCTCCCATCCCTGCGGGACGCTCCGCGAACGTAGGGGGGCAAGGCCTTGCGCCCCTACAAATGTACAAATAATTTTGGATAATTTATTTTTTGTCAGTCCCTTAGACAAATGACAAACTAAAAAATGAGGATAAATGATGGATGCTTTGGTCAATCAACATCAGGAACTTTGCACTGTACTTGAGTCTCATGCTCTTAAATACTGATTAGACAGCCAGGGACTCCCCAGTTCCCAATTAAAACCCTT from Nostoc sp. UHCC 0926 includes these protein-coding regions:
- a CDS encoding type II toxin-antitoxin system VapC family toxin; translated protein: MHSEVFLDTSFAIALSAPSDRLHDRALHLAKILQAAETRLVTTQAVMLEIGNALSQQPYRQAAIILLNSLVADSKVEIVPLSQELYERAFELYRERTEKEWGFGDCVSFIVMQYSGITEALTADEHFQQAGFRALLRENLP